GAATGTCGACTTAGATTTTGCATCAGCTTGTTCGGCAAGCTCTAAACGATGGGCTTGAGGATCGATGCCTTGCTGAATCAGCGCGCTTCTAGGCGCAAATCGCGAGCTGCAGCAAGGGTTACTTCAGGATAAGGGCCTAAGGAAATGTTGGTGCGCTTTTTGGTTCCCGGCCGTTGATAATTGAGAAGCCACGTTTTAGTGCCAATAGCCAAGACTCGTAGATTTAAGCCACCACCATCAGCGAGGCAATACTCACTTTGCTTCGGTTTAGCATGCTTTACCTGAGAGTCAGATAAGCGCGATGTTGCATGGGCCATGTTTGCTCGCCTAACGTTGCTTATAAATCTTATTAAGCACCTTAGACCGGCTTTACATGTACATTCAAATGTAAACTTTTGAGTAAAACCTTGTGATTTTCGGTGACACCCGATGAGACAGCAAAAGACTGTAACTAATTGTTTCTAAATTAGAAGTAATACTTTATGAGACAATATGAAATATAAAGAAATTGCGAAATGGTGCCCGGGGCCGGACTTGAACCGGCACGCTGTTACCAGCGAGGGATTTTAAATCCCTTGTGTCTACCAATTTCACCACCCGGGCATCGGGGGGATTTTTATAGTGGATATGGATTCCACTTCCAAATTAAATCTCTTTAGAGAGACTACCAAGCCAAGAACTATGGAGGCGGGTCCCGGAGTCGAACCGAGGTCCACGGATTTGCAATCCGCTGCATAGCCACTCTGCCAACCCGCCTGAGTTGTGCTGCAACGTTAAACGTTGCTCCCCTTGGCTTAGGGAAAATTTGGAGCGGCACATCGGGTTCGAACCGATGACCTCGACCTTGGCAAGGTCGCGCTCTACCAACTGAGCTAGTGCCGCTTCTTACGAATGCTGCGTTGTGCCTCAAACGTGCTGGGCATTCTACCCATATTTGATGTTCAGTCAACTCCGAAACATCAAGTTTTTAATGATTTTGGTGCGTTTAGTCAGATTATGAACAATACGGTTAATTTATATCCTTTTGTTCGAGGTATTTCCAAGCTGAAGACAGATAAATAACCATGGACCAAATTGTTAGCGCTGCGGCCACGTACAATAGAGCAACAGCCAGCCAGATCATAAACTCTGATTGTTGCCATACTAAACCGCCCAAACATAACATTTGAGCCGTTGTTTTGATTTTTCCGATTTGCCCCACCGCAACCTGCGCACTTTTACCTATTGATGCCATCCATTCGCGAAGTGCTGAAATCACAATTTCGCGACTGATGATGATCATAGCGGGTACAGTGATCCAAATTTCATTGAAATCCACCGCCACCAATACCAAGGCTACGGCAACAATGATTTTGTCGGCCACGGGGTCTAAAAATGCACCCAGTGGTGAGGTTTGTTCTAAGCGCCGAGCCAAATAGCCGTCTAGCATGTCTGTCATGGATGCAATGAAAAAGACTAACGTAGCCCAAAAATGCGAGTTTTCGAGCGGCAGGTAGAATGCGAGTAAAAAAACTGGGATTAGACCTATGCGGAATAACGTCAAAATATTCGGAAGCGTATACATAATTACTTGAATCAAAAATCACTAGAGCCTTTATACACCAATGTGCGGTTTCAGACCATGAACAATTGATATCGCTAAGGGTGAAAGTGGTCGTGAATTGATTGAGCTAGTTTTTTTGAAATACCGGGAACCCGAGCAAGCGCCTCAACAGAAGCAGCCTTGATGCCTTGTAAGCCACCAAAATTTTTCAGCAATGCTTGCCGACGTCGGTCCCCTACTCCAGGAATTTGCTCCAACGATGATGTGCGTTTTACTTTACCGCGCTGCTGGCGATGGCCTGAAATAGCAAAACGATGGGCTTCATCACGAATGTGTTGCACCAAGTGCATGGAAGGGTCGGTGTTGTCAGTTTCTACCTCTTCCCAAGTCTCAGCAAATAACAGGGTGTCAAATTGAGCTTTGCGGCGCTCTCCTTTTTTAATACCGATAAGAAGTGGGGGTGTGGAGTCTTCAGGCCAACTCACACCCCGCAACGCCTCTACAGCTTTGCCAAGCTGCCCTTTACCGCCATCAATAATTAACAAGGTCGGAACTTTGGCCGGATCGGTCACGTTTTTAAAACGCCGAGATAACGCCTGTTCCATAGCCGCGTAATCATCACCGGGGGTAATACCATTGATATTGTAGCGTCGATACTCGCTCGTTGCTGGTCCCTGCCCATTAAACACAACACATGAAGCCACAGTTTGGTCACCTTGTGTGTGGCTAATGTCGAAACACTCCATTCGATGGATGGGTTGAGATAACTCCAAGACGTTTTGCAACGACACAAAGCGCTGTTCCACGGTAATACGGTCGGCCAATTTGGAAGCCAGCGTAATATCAGCATTTGCCTTTGCCAGCTCTAAATAGCGTTTAGCTTCACCGCGCTGGCCCTGGAGTAACTTAATCGAACGTTCGGCCACAGAACTCAGCGCTTGAGCGATGGTCGTAGCATCGGATTCACACTGTTCCATCACCACAATAGATGGAATCGATCTGCCCACGGTATCGGCCATGTAATACTGCATGACAAACGATTCGAGCACTTCGTCAACGTCAGTGCCCTTGGGCACTTTTGGAAAATAACTTCGGCTGCCGAGTACTTGGCCTCGACGCACTGATAAAATCTGAATACAACAAATTCCGTGAGATGCGGCCACCGCAAACACATCAAGTTCATCGGTTTCTCCGCCTACACTTTGTTGCTCTTGCACCGTTCTTAATGCAGCAATTTGATCTCTCACCATGGCTGCTTTTTCAAAGTTTAGATCCATCGACGCTTCTTCCATTCGCGTCATCAATGTCTCAATAAGTTGTTGATGTTTGCCCTGCAGAAAATGTTGCGTGTCTTTTACCTGCTGCAGGTACTCTGCATCTTCAACCAACCCTTTCACGCAAGGACCAGTGCAACGCTTTAGTTGATATTGCAAGCACGGGCGCGAACGGTTTGCGTAATAAGAGTCGTCGCATTGGCGCACTGCAAACACTTTTTGCAATAATTTAAGGCTTTCGCGTACCGCTCCACCGGACGGAAACGGGCCAAAATATGTGCCCTTCTGACGTTTTGGCCCTCGGTGAAATGCAAGTCTGGGGTGTTGATGATCGGAGAGTAAAATATAGGGGTACGATTTATCATCACGCATCAATACGTTGTAACGCGGCGAATGTTCTTTGATGAGATTATTCTCTAAGATCAAAGCATCGGCTTCGCTCAGAGTCACAGTCACTTCAACACGGCAAATATGGCGAACCAATGCCTGCGTTTTACGGCTGACATGTTGCGTGCGAAAATAACTGCTCAGGCGGTTCTTGAGGTTTTTTGCTTTACCCACGTATATTATGGTGTCTTCACCATCGTACATGCGATAAACACCAGGTGACGTAGTCACCCGACTCAAAAATTCTTTGGGATCAAATTCCGACGATGACATCGTCATAACTTAAAGCTTACTACTGTCCAACATGCCATGACGAATTGCGAGATGGGTCAGTTCAACATCACCGTTAATATCTAACTTATTGAATAGCCTGTAACGATAACTGTTGACTGTTTTAGGGCTTAGGTTCAGGCGTTCGGAAATGTCTTGCACCTTTTCACCTTTGGTAATCATCATCATGATTTGAAGTTCGCGGTCGGACAAGTCATGAAATGGATTTTCACTGGCGCCCGGAGCAATTCGGTATAACGCAATTTGCTGGGCAATATCTGAAGCAATATACCGTTGACCACTATTCACTTGGCGAATAGCGTTGATCACTTCGTCGTGACCGGCATTTTTGGACAGATAGCCAAAGGCTCCCGCTTGCATGACTTTGCTGGGCAGCGGATCTTCGGTATGAATGGTTAACACCATGATCTTAATATCTGGGTTGTAGCGCAATATCTTTTTGGTGGCTTCAATGCCGCCAATACCTGGCATATCCATGTCCATCAGTACAATGTCTGGCTCATGTGCACGACACCACTTTACCGCCGCCTCTCCACAGTCGGCTTCGCCTACAATCTTTATGCCTCGAACATCTTCGAGAATACGTCTAATACCAGTGCGGACGAGTTCATGATCGTCGACTAGAAAAACATTAATCAAAATGACACCCCAATTAGGATTTTGGCTTGTTTCCGCTACAAAAAAATTGTGCTTCCCAGCGCGATAATCGTTGTTTAAATTTTATTGTTAATTCGCGCTCCGGCAAACCTGCCGAGCCAACCTATGTAAGTTATACAGCATTGCGCCGCTAAGCAAGTACTAAGCTCTGTTCTAGGCCTCGAAACTTAACAAAATTCACGGTCTAAAGCTTAAATATTCAAACAAAATCCTGATTGAATGGAGTATCTCAAATTTTTACAATTTCTGGGTTTTGATACCTGCTATTTGGTGCCAATAGCCATTGTTTGTATGATTCGCTGTCACTATCGAATTAGGGCTATTTTGTATTGCATGGACTTCAGTTAGTAATCGTTTAAAACTAAAGTCGCTTGGACTGAGTCTAAAATAATCAACAATGCCATTCATAGACGCCATTTCTGGACGTAAATCGTAGATATCTCCGGACATGGTCTGAATACCGTTGAGTGTGAATAAACGTTGGCCTTCCAAGCTGTCCACGGTTCTTCCCTGTGGATACTCGATGCAACATTTCTTACATTGATCTTTGGGCTTATTCTCAGAACGAGCGGTAAAACAGCGGGCTGAATATGCGAGTGGTAAGTGCCCATAGCCTAGTACTTCCACCTCAAAATCACCACGAACACCTTGCTCTTCAGCATCTGACAGTGTGTTGCAGAGCCAGTCACGAGATAGTTCAACAGGCATGACCCAACGCACCATGCCTGCTCTCATTAATCGCTGGAGTGCCGAAACGTTATAACAATTCAAAGAAGGCCCTGCCACAAAGGGAAGTTTATATTCTTTAGCAAGCTGAACGGCTGACATATCATTGGCTTCAATCGTAAATTCACCATTTTCAAAAAATGGCTTCATCATCAATAGTTCTTGTGAGCA
The DNA window shown above is from Echinimonas agarilytica and carries:
- the pgsA gene encoding CDP-diacylglycerol--glycerol-3-phosphate 3-phosphatidyltransferase — protein: MYTLPNILTLFRIGLIPVFLLAFYLPLENSHFWATLVFFIASMTDMLDGYLARRLEQTSPLGAFLDPVADKIIVAVALVLVAVDFNEIWITVPAMIIISREIVISALREWMASIGKSAQVAVGQIGKIKTTAQMLCLGGLVWQQSEFMIWLAVALLYVAAALTIWSMVIYLSSAWKYLEQKDIN
- a CDS encoding U32 family peptidase, which produces MKLSVGPIQFYWPKATIEQFYTEVAQSSVELVYVGETVCAKRNELKPSEWLGLAQDLARSGKQVVLSTLALVECSQELLMMKPFFENGEFTIEANDMSAVQLAKEYKLPFVAGPSLNCYNVSALQRLMRAGMVRWVMPVELSRDWLCNTLSDAEEQGVRGDFEVEVLGYGHLPLAYSARCFTARSENKPKDQCKKCCIEYPQGRTVDSLEGQRLFTLNGIQTMSGDIYDLRPEMASMNGIVDYFRLSPSDFSFKRLLTEVHAIQNSPNSIVTANHTNNGYWHQIAGIKTQKL
- the uvrC gene encoding excinuclease ABC subunit UvrC — protein: MTMSSSEFDPKEFLSRVTTSPGVYRMYDGEDTIIYVGKAKNLKNRLSSYFRTQHVSRKTQALVRHICRVEVTVTLSEADALILENNLIKEHSPRYNVLMRDDKSYPYILLSDHQHPRLAFHRGPKRQKGTYFGPFPSGGAVRESLKLLQKVFAVRQCDDSYYANRSRPCLQYQLKRCTGPCVKGLVEDAEYLQQVKDTQHFLQGKHQQLIETLMTRMEEASMDLNFEKAAMVRDQIAALRTVQEQQSVGGETDELDVFAVAASHGICCIQILSVRRGQVLGSRSYFPKVPKGTDVDEVLESFVMQYYMADTVGRSIPSIVVMEQCESDATTIAQALSSVAERSIKLLQGQRGEAKRYLELAKANADITLASKLADRITVEQRFVSLQNVLELSQPIHRMECFDISHTQGDQTVASCVVFNGQGPATSEYRRYNINGITPGDDYAAMEQALSRRFKNVTDPAKVPTLLIIDGGKGQLGKAVEALRGVSWPEDSTPPLLIGIKKGERRKAQFDTLLFAETWEEVETDNTDPSMHLVQHIRDEAHRFAISGHRQQRGKVKRTSSLEQIPGVGDRRRQALLKNFGGLQGIKAASVEALARVPGISKKLAQSIHDHFHP
- the uvrY gene encoding UvrY/SirA/GacA family response regulator transcription factor, which codes for MINVFLVDDHELVRTGIRRILEDVRGIKIVGEADCGEAAVKWCRAHEPDIVLMDMDMPGIGGIEATKKILRYNPDIKIMVLTIHTEDPLPSKVMQAGAFGYLSKNAGHDEVINAIRQVNSGQRYIASDIAQQIALYRIAPGASENPFHDLSDRELQIMMMITKGEKVQDISERLNLSPKTVNSYRYRLFNKLDINGDVELTHLAIRHGMLDSSKL
- a CDS encoding integrase arm-type DNA-binding domain-containing protein is translated as MAHATSRLSDSQVKHAKPKQSEYCLADGGGLNLRVLAIGTKTWLLNYQRPGTKKRTNISLGPYPEVTLAAARDLRLEAR